Proteins encoded by one window of bacterium (Candidatus Blackallbacteria) CG13_big_fil_rev_8_21_14_2_50_49_14:
- a CDS encoding thiol-disulfide isomerase — protein MFKPVILSLFALLLSAGSLTLPAMAEKAPASQTQTQPAKAQVKPIVAVVKADWCPACQKISPTLMGLMKDYMNKADWVVLDVTNPKTTAEAEKKAKQLGLEKFYAEFGAKTSTVAIIDPQTKKVLKMFMAEGKREKYVLALNQALAAHQE, from the coding sequence ATGTTTAAACCCGTTATTTTATCTCTATTTGCTCTGTTACTGAGTGCTGGTTCCCTTACCCTGCCCGCAATGGCTGAAAAGGCACCTGCTTCTCAAACCCAGACCCAACCTGCCAAAGCCCAAGTGAAGCCGATTGTTGCTGTTGTCAAAGCCGATTGGTGCCCGGCCTGTCAAAAGATTTCTCCCACCCTCATGGGGTTGATGAAAGACTATATGAACAAAGCCGATTGGGTGGTTCTGGATGTAACAAACCCCAAAACCACTGCCGAGGCTGAGAAAAAAGCCAAACAGCTGGGGCTTGAAAAATTCTATGCTGAATTTGGTGCAAAGACTTCTACCGTGGCGATTATTGACCCCCAGACTAAAAAAGTCTTGAAAATGTTTATGGCAGAAGGCAAGCGTGAAAAATATGTTCTGGCGCTGAATCAAGCCCTGGCTGCCCATCAGGAGTAA
- a CDS encoding alkyl hydroperoxide reductase, with product MSLNQALQALNTQGLAKMPPTAKAILQKGLRELWASGLAEKALQVGQKIPEAVLPNAFGQSLSIQDLYAQGPLVISFYRGSWCPYCNLELRAQQAILPELQALGAQLVAISPELPDHSLDLKEKLALEFEVLTDRENAYARSLGLVFAVNPDLQAVYRGLLKLNLNQHNGSTQAELPIPATYVVNRSGKVILAHIQADYTQRMEPDSILQVLKFEK from the coding sequence ATGTCATTAAATCAGGCTTTGCAAGCTTTAAACACCCAGGGACTGGCAAAAATGCCCCCCACAGCCAAAGCAATTTTACAAAAAGGTTTAAGAGAATTATGGGCCAGTGGGCTGGCCGAAAAAGCACTCCAGGTGGGACAGAAAATTCCCGAGGCAGTGCTGCCCAATGCCTTTGGGCAAAGCTTGTCAATCCAGGATCTCTATGCCCAGGGACCTCTGGTGATCAGTTTTTACAGGGGCAGTTGGTGCCCCTATTGTAATTTGGAATTGCGAGCCCAACAGGCCATCTTGCCAGAACTTCAAGCGCTGGGGGCACAATTGGTCGCCATTTCACCTGAATTACCCGATCACAGCCTCGACTTAAAAGAAAAACTGGCCTTGGAATTTGAAGTGCTCACCGACAGAGAAAATGCCTATGCCCGTTCTCTGGGGCTTGTTTTTGCAGTCAATCCAGATTTACAGGCTGTCTACAGAGGGCTTTTAAAGCTTAATTTAAACCAACACAATGGCAGCACACAAGCCGAATTGCCAATTCCCGCCACTTATGTGGTGAATCGTTCAGGCAAAGTCATTCTGGCTCATATTCAAGCGGATTATACCCAGCGCATGGAACCAGACAGTATTTTACAAGTCCTGAAATTCGAAAAATAA